In Diabrotica undecimpunctata isolate CICGRU chromosome 4, icDiaUnde3, whole genome shotgun sequence, a single genomic region encodes these proteins:
- the LOC140439825 gene encoding protein tumorous imaginal discs, mitochondrial-like isoform X3 produces MASARTLFGILGSKQILICSNSQFTSKISRTFLHQCFRCHKSLLLNSWSANNLTQNSLLQKRAFHNSHSFNAARRDYYELLGIGKNASNADIKKAYYKLAKKYHPDVNKNDPEASKKFQEVSEAYEILGDETKRKQYDTWGATADQMGGMGGGGGHSKGPQGFSQQWQYQSTIDPEELFRKIFGDAFTRGSSHFEDFAESNYGFGEAQEILLRITFTQAARGTTKDVNINVVDNCPKCRGSRCEPGTQATKCQFCNGTGMESITTGPFVMRSTCRYCQGSRMYIKHKCTECEGKGSTVQRRKVSIPVPAGIEDGQTVRMSVGNKELFVTFRVDKSDYFKRDGPDVHTEADISVAQALLGGTIRIQGLYEDHTIQVMPGTSSHTKIRLSGKGMKKINGYGHGDHYVILKIKAPKHLNEKQKALAMAYAELEQDTPGQILGITVKKDGNKR; encoded by the exons ATGGCTAGTGCAAGAACTCTTTTTGGAATTTTAGGTTCAAAACAGATATTAATATGTTCAAATTCCCAATTTACTTCTAAAATTTCAAGAACATTTCTTCATCAATGCTTTAGATGTCATAAATCTCTACTGCTAAATTCCTGGTCAGCTAATAATTTAACTCAAA ATTCTCTACTCCAAAAAAGAGCATTTCATAATTCACACAGTTTCAATGCCGCAAGACGGGATTATTATGAATTATTAGGAATAGGTAAAAATGCTTCAAATGCTGATATTAAGAAAGCCTATTACAAATTGGCAAAAAAGTACCATCCCGATGTTAATAAGAATGATCCAGAAGCATCTAAAAAGTTTCAAGAAGTTTCTGAAGCCTATGAA ATTCTTGGAGATGAAACTAAAAGAAAGCAATATGACACTTGGGGTGCAACAGCTGATCAAATGGGAGGCATGGGTGGAGGAGGAGGCCATTCAAAAGGTCCACAAGGATTCAGTCAGCAGTGGCAATATCAATCAACAATTGATCCAGAGGAATTGTTTAGAAAAATTTTTGGAGATGCTTTTACAAGAGGCTCTTCTCATTTTGAAGATTTTGCAGAATCAAATTATGGATTTGGCGAAGCTCAAGAG atTCTCCTCAGAATAACTTTCACTCAAGCAGCTAGAGGTACCACCAAGGATGTAAACATAAACGTAGTAGACAATTGTCCAAAATGTAGAGGATCAAGATGCGAACCAGGTACCCAAGCTACAAAATGCCAATTTTGTAATGGTACTGGAATGGAAAGTATCACTACTGGCCCCTTCGTCATGAGATCCACGTGTAGATATTGTCAAGGTTCCCGAATGTATATTAAGCATAAATGTACGGAATGTGAGGGAAAAGGTTCCACTGTACAAAGAAGAAAAGTTAGCATTCCAGTGCCAGCAG gtaTCGAAGATGGCCAAACGGTTCGAATGTCTGTAGGAAATAAGGAACTATTTGTGACGTTTAGGGTAGATAAATCAGACTATTTCAAGAGAGATGGTCCAGATGTTCATACTGAGGCAGATATTTCAGTAGCACAGGCTCTTTTAGGTGGTACAATTAGGATCCAAGGATTATATGAGGATCATACAATTCAG GTAATGCCAGGAACATCCTCCCACACTAAAATTCGTCTAAGTGGAAAAGGAATGAAGAAAATTAATGGTTATGGACACGGAGATCattatgtaatattaaaaattaaagctCCGAAACACTTAAATGAAAAGCAGAAAGCATTGGCGATGGCATATGCTGAATTAGAACAAGATACACCTGGCCAAATCTTAGGAATCACTGTTAAGAAAGATG GAAACAAGAGGTAG
- the LOC140439825 gene encoding protein tumorous imaginal discs, mitochondrial-like isoform X2 — MASARTLFGILGSKQILICSNSQFTSKISRTFLHQCFRCHKSLLLNSWSANNLTQNSLLQKRAFHNSHSFNAARRDYYELLGIGKNASNADIKKAYYKLAKKYHPDVNKNDPEASKKFQEVSEAYEILGDETKRKQYDTWGATADQMGGMGGGGGHSKGPQGFSQQWQYQSTIDPEELFRKIFGDAFTRGSSHFEDFAESNYGFGEAQEILLRITFTQAARGTTKDVNINVVDNCPKCRGSRCEPGTQATKCQFCNGTGMESITTGPFVMRSTCRYCQGSRMYIKHKCTECEGKGSTVQRRKVSIPVPAGIEDGQTVRMSVGNKELFVTFRVDKSDYFKRDGPDVHTEADISVAQALLGGTIRIQGLYEDHTIQVMPGTSSHTKIRLSGKGMKKINGYGHGDHYVILKIKAPKHLNEKQKALAMAYAELEQDTPGQILGITVKKDGAQFAESEEQSQAKHSEEAPGFLNKIKKAIFG; from the exons ATGGCTAGTGCAAGAACTCTTTTTGGAATTTTAGGTTCAAAACAGATATTAATATGTTCAAATTCCCAATTTACTTCTAAAATTTCAAGAACATTTCTTCATCAATGCTTTAGATGTCATAAATCTCTACTGCTAAATTCCTGGTCAGCTAATAATTTAACTCAAA ATTCTCTACTCCAAAAAAGAGCATTTCATAATTCACACAGTTTCAATGCCGCAAGACGGGATTATTATGAATTATTAGGAATAGGTAAAAATGCTTCAAATGCTGATATTAAGAAAGCCTATTACAAATTGGCAAAAAAGTACCATCCCGATGTTAATAAGAATGATCCAGAAGCATCTAAAAAGTTTCAAGAAGTTTCTGAAGCCTATGAA ATTCTTGGAGATGAAACTAAAAGAAAGCAATATGACACTTGGGGTGCAACAGCTGATCAAATGGGAGGCATGGGTGGAGGAGGAGGCCATTCAAAAGGTCCACAAGGATTCAGTCAGCAGTGGCAATATCAATCAACAATTGATCCAGAGGAATTGTTTAGAAAAATTTTTGGAGATGCTTTTACAAGAGGCTCTTCTCATTTTGAAGATTTTGCAGAATCAAATTATGGATTTGGCGAAGCTCAAGAG atTCTCCTCAGAATAACTTTCACTCAAGCAGCTAGAGGTACCACCAAGGATGTAAACATAAACGTAGTAGACAATTGTCCAAAATGTAGAGGATCAAGATGCGAACCAGGTACCCAAGCTACAAAATGCCAATTTTGTAATGGTACTGGAATGGAAAGTATCACTACTGGCCCCTTCGTCATGAGATCCACGTGTAGATATTGTCAAGGTTCCCGAATGTATATTAAGCATAAATGTACGGAATGTGAGGGAAAAGGTTCCACTGTACAAAGAAGAAAAGTTAGCATTCCAGTGCCAGCAG gtaTCGAAGATGGCCAAACGGTTCGAATGTCTGTAGGAAATAAGGAACTATTTGTGACGTTTAGGGTAGATAAATCAGACTATTTCAAGAGAGATGGTCCAGATGTTCATACTGAGGCAGATATTTCAGTAGCACAGGCTCTTTTAGGTGGTACAATTAGGATCCAAGGATTATATGAGGATCATACAATTCAG GTAATGCCAGGAACATCCTCCCACACTAAAATTCGTCTAAGTGGAAAAGGAATGAAGAAAATTAATGGTTATGGACACGGAGATCattatgtaatattaaaaattaaagctCCGAAACACTTAAATGAAAAGCAGAAAGCATTGGCGATGGCATATGCTGAATTAGAACAAGATACACCTGGCCAAATCTTAGGAATCACTGTTAAGAAAGATG GAGCGCAATTTGCGGAATCCGAGGAACAATCACAAGCGAAACATTCTGAAGAAGCGCCAGGTTttcttaataaaatcaaaaaagcaATTTTTGGTTAG
- the LOC140439825 gene encoding protein tumorous imaginal discs, mitochondrial-like isoform X1 yields MASARTLFGILGSKQILICSNSQFTSKISRTFLHQCFRCHKSLLLNSWSANNLTQNSLLQKRAFHNSHSFNAARRDYYELLGIGKNASNADIKKAYYKLAKKYHPDVNKNDPEASKKFQEVSEAYEILGDETKRKQYDTWGATADQMGGMGGGGGHSKGPQGFSQQWQYQSTIDPEELFRKIFGDAFTRGSSHFEDFAESNYGFGEAQEILLRITFTQAARGTTKDVNINVVDNCPKCRGSRCEPGTQATKCQFCNGTGMESITTGPFVMRSTCRYCQGSRMYIKHKCTECEGKGSTVQRRKVSIPVPAGIEDGQTVRMSVGNKELFVTFRVDKSDYFKRDGPDVHTEADISVAQALLGGTIRIQGLYEDHTIQVMPGTSSHTKIRLSGKGMKKINGYGHGDHYVILKIKAPKHLNEKQKALAMAYAELEQDTPGQILGITVKKDGNKTFTTNEKLILLEAIRSVLEGKDKKDTDSTNIDLNNNRKQEVEANSSKSNTVKQPDSKETCEDSDVEDTKLKNKN; encoded by the exons ATGGCTAGTGCAAGAACTCTTTTTGGAATTTTAGGTTCAAAACAGATATTAATATGTTCAAATTCCCAATTTACTTCTAAAATTTCAAGAACATTTCTTCATCAATGCTTTAGATGTCATAAATCTCTACTGCTAAATTCCTGGTCAGCTAATAATTTAACTCAAA ATTCTCTACTCCAAAAAAGAGCATTTCATAATTCACACAGTTTCAATGCCGCAAGACGGGATTATTATGAATTATTAGGAATAGGTAAAAATGCTTCAAATGCTGATATTAAGAAAGCCTATTACAAATTGGCAAAAAAGTACCATCCCGATGTTAATAAGAATGATCCAGAAGCATCTAAAAAGTTTCAAGAAGTTTCTGAAGCCTATGAA ATTCTTGGAGATGAAACTAAAAGAAAGCAATATGACACTTGGGGTGCAACAGCTGATCAAATGGGAGGCATGGGTGGAGGAGGAGGCCATTCAAAAGGTCCACAAGGATTCAGTCAGCAGTGGCAATATCAATCAACAATTGATCCAGAGGAATTGTTTAGAAAAATTTTTGGAGATGCTTTTACAAGAGGCTCTTCTCATTTTGAAGATTTTGCAGAATCAAATTATGGATTTGGCGAAGCTCAAGAG atTCTCCTCAGAATAACTTTCACTCAAGCAGCTAGAGGTACCACCAAGGATGTAAACATAAACGTAGTAGACAATTGTCCAAAATGTAGAGGATCAAGATGCGAACCAGGTACCCAAGCTACAAAATGCCAATTTTGTAATGGTACTGGAATGGAAAGTATCACTACTGGCCCCTTCGTCATGAGATCCACGTGTAGATATTGTCAAGGTTCCCGAATGTATATTAAGCATAAATGTACGGAATGTGAGGGAAAAGGTTCCACTGTACAAAGAAGAAAAGTTAGCATTCCAGTGCCAGCAG gtaTCGAAGATGGCCAAACGGTTCGAATGTCTGTAGGAAATAAGGAACTATTTGTGACGTTTAGGGTAGATAAATCAGACTATTTCAAGAGAGATGGTCCAGATGTTCATACTGAGGCAGATATTTCAGTAGCACAGGCTCTTTTAGGTGGTACAATTAGGATCCAAGGATTATATGAGGATCATACAATTCAG GTAATGCCAGGAACATCCTCCCACACTAAAATTCGTCTAAGTGGAAAAGGAATGAAGAAAATTAATGGTTATGGACACGGAGATCattatgtaatattaaaaattaaagctCCGAAACACTTAAATGAAAAGCAGAAAGCATTGGCGATGGCATATGCTGAATTAGAACAAGATACACCTGGCCAAATCTTAGGAATCACTGTTAAGAAAGATG GTAACAAAACATTCACAACAAACGAGAAACTAATTCTTTTAGAGGCCATTCGTTCCGTATTAGAAGGTAAGGACAAAAAAGATACTGATAGTACTAATATTGATTTAAACAACAATAGGAAACAAGAGGTAGAAGCAAATAGTTCAAAATCGAATACAGTTAAGCAACCAGATAGTAAAGAGACCTGCGAAGACAGCGATGTTGAAGATACAAAATTGAAAAACAAGAATTAG